GTATAGTCCTCCATGAAGCTGGTGCCGCCGGCCAGCCCCTCGCCCATCCGCTTGACCGTCCGGAGCATGGCGGCTGTCTTCCAATCCCCCTCTGCACCGAATCCGTAACCGTCAGCCATAAGCTGCTGGACCGCCATTCCCGGAAGCTGATCCAGACCGTGGAGATCCTCGAAGGTGGTTGTGAAGGCGCCGAACCTTCCTTCCTCCAGGAATGCACGCAACCCCGCTTCAATTCTCGCCGCAGTACGGAGCTGGGTCACCCGGTGTCCGCTCTTATCCTCGTACCGAGCCCGGTACTTTTCCACGACCCGGTTAACCTCGGCATCGGTAACGGCAGTAACCCGTTCAACTAAATCACCCACGCCGTACCCCGAGACCTCAATGCCGAGGTCGATTTGAGTGCCCACCTTATCGCCCTCGGTTACCGACACCTCTCGCATATTATCCCCGAACCGGGCCACCCTGAGGCTCCGGGTTTCCGCGATTCCTCGGGCGGCGCGGATCCAGTGTCCGATCTTCCTTACCACCTCCGGATCCTTCCAGTGGCCGACGACAACCTCCCGGTGTTTTCCCAAACGGCTCATAATGTGGCCGTACTCCCGGCCGCCGTGAGCGCTCTGGTGCAGGTTCATAAAGTCCATATCGATCTGGCCCCAGGGAATATCCCGGCCCATCTGGGTGTGGAGATGGAGAATGGGTTTTGTCAGCTGGAGCAGTCCCTTTATCCACATCTTGGCAGGGCTGAAGGTATGCATCCATGTGATTACCCCGATACACGCCTCCGTCGCCGATGCCTGGATGCAGGCGGCGAGGATCTGGTCCGGGGTGGTGACCACCTCTTTGAAGATGAGTCTTCCCGGTATCTCCGGGCTGTCGTCCAGGGCTGCGGCGATTACCTTCGAATCCTTCTCCACCTGCTGGAGGGTTTCGGGGCCGTAAAGATGCTGGCTTCCGGTAATAAACCAGATTTCTTTGTCTGAAAATACGCTCATGTCTTGTCTCCTATCTGTCCGTAGTAAGCCCCGGGGCCGTGTTTCCGCGAATAGTGTTTATCGGCCATGGGGCGGGGTATGGATTGGGGTTTTGGGGTGATTTGCTCCGTGAGGGCCGCCATTTGGGCCACCGCTTCCAAGGCCACGGCATTCCTGGCAGCATCCATGGCTGTCCGGCCCCAGGTAAAGGGACCGTGGTGGGGTAACAGGGCTCCCGGATGCTCCAGGGGATCAAGCCCCCTCTCGAGAAAGGACTCTAGGATGGCGGTACCCGTGGCCTTTTCGTATTCTTCTTCAATCTCCTTGGCAGTCAGGGGGCGCACCAGGGGAATCTGATCCGCCCAGTGATCCGCATGGGTGCTTCCGTACACGGGTATCGCCCGTTCGGCTTGAGCCCAGGCTACTGCATGGATCGAGTGGGTGTGAACGATACCGCCGATGGTCCGAAAACCCCGGTACAGCTCACGGTGGGTGGGAGTATCCGATGAAGGCCGTTTAGATCCGTCGGCGATGGTGCCCGTTTCGAGGTCCAGCACCACCATGTCCTCGGCCCGGAGCTCCCGGTAATCGACGCCTGAGGGTTTTATGGCAAACAAACCCAGGTCCCGGTCGATGGCCGATGCATTACCCCAGGTAAGCACCACGAGACCCTCAGCTTTTAGCATCAGATTTGCCTCAAAGGCAGCTTGGCGAAGTTCAGGATATTTCATGAGCGGTCCTTTATATCCAGGAGCCGCTTCATGGCAGCATACAGGTCCGGGGAGGCTCCTGGCACGCCGAAGGCGTCATGAAGGTTCCGGTAGATCCCGTATAACCGGGTATAGACTTCATGCCGGGAGGGATCGGGGGTGTAGACCTCATCAAGGGTACCGGTCATGGCCCCCATGGCCGAGGAAAAATCATCGTATCCGCCCCGGTCCGCTCCCGCTGTTACAGCAGCTGCCACCGCACTGCCCAGGGCTGCAGTCTGGGTACTCCGGGATAATTCCATGGGTTTGCCAAGGACATCCGCGTAGATCTGCATGAGCATAGGGCTTTTATAGGGGATTCCGCCGCAGGCAAGCACCCGGCGGGTGTTTACGCCGTACTCCTCGAAACGTTCTACAATGACCCGGGCGCCGAAGGCTGTGGCCTCCACCAGGGCCCGGTACATCTCTGCAGGGGTGCTATGGAGGGTTAATCCAATGAACAGTCCGGTGAGCCGCTGATCTACCAGAACGGTACGGTTTCCGTTCTGCCAGTCCAGGGCCAGTATCCCGCTCTGCCCGGGACGCAGCCTCCGGGCCTGATCCTCCAGATCGGCAAGCACCTCGCCGGTGGGTCTTCCCGGTCCGGCAATCTTGGCAAACCAGTTGAAAATATCCCCGATGGCTGATTGCCCCGCTTCAAGACCATGGAATCCCGGGAGTACCGATCCCGGCACAATGCCGCAGAGCCCGGGAATATCCGGGAGGGAGTCGGAACCGTCGGCCACGGTAATATCGCAGCAGCTGGTGCCGATGTTTTTTACCAATACACCGGTGCCAACTCCGGCGCCGACGGCTCCAAAGTGGGCATCGAAGGCGCCTAGGGCCACGGGAATCCCCTCCGGAAGGCCGAGTCTGTCCGCCC
The DNA window shown above is from Spirochaeta lutea and carries:
- a CDS encoding ribulokinase, which produces MKRFTIGLDFGTSSVRGVLVDVSNGNTAAEAVFPYPHGTDGVLIDAGDSNLARQHPQDHIDGLQAVIRSILNQGSTESAVEADQVIGIGVDTTGSTPIPVDQDGTPLGLRPEFAQELDAMVWLWKDHTAFAEAADITAAARELHPEYLGKIGGTYSSEWFWAKILKCARSNPRVSAAAATWVEHADLVPAILTGNTAPDGIPRGICAAGHKGLFHESWGGYPDREFLTALHPELGRIRDSLPAHARTAEEPAGYLTPEWADRLGLPEGIPVALGAFDAHFGAVGAGVGTGVLVKNIGTSCCDITVADGSDSLPDIPGLCGIVPGSVLPGFHGLEAGQSAIGDIFNWFAKIAGPGRPTGEVLADLEDQARRLRPGQSGILALDWQNGNRTVLVDQRLTGLFIGLTLHSTPAEMYRALVEATAFGARVIVERFEEYGVNTRRVLACGGIPYKSPMLMQIYADVLGKPMELSRSTQTAALGSAVAAAVTAGADRGGYDDFSSAMGAMTGTLDEVYTPDPSRHEVYTRLYGIYRNLHDAFGVPGASPDLYAAMKRLLDIKDRS
- the araA gene encoding L-arabinose isomerase, which codes for MSVFSDKEIWFITGSQHLYGPETLQQVEKDSKVIAAALDDSPEIPGRLIFKEVVTTPDQILAACIQASATEACIGVITWMHTFSPAKMWIKGLLQLTKPILHLHTQMGRDIPWGQIDMDFMNLHQSAHGGREYGHIMSRLGKHREVVVGHWKDPEVVRKIGHWIRAARGIAETRSLRVARFGDNMREVSVTEGDKVGTQIDLGIEVSGYGVGDLVERVTAVTDAEVNRVVEKYRARYEDKSGHRVTQLRTAARIEAGLRAFLEEGRFGAFTTTFEDLHGLDQLPGMAVQQLMADGYGFGAEGDWKTAAMLRTVKRMGEGLAGGTSFMEDYTYHLDPAEPMVLGAHMLEVCPSIAAPGKKPSLEVHPLGIGGKDDPVRLVFDGAPGPAVNASLITLGGRLRLILNAVEAVNLPEAMPKLPVARVLWKPLPDLKTAAAAWILAGGAHHTVYTQAVPQSVLEMYGAMAGIETLVIDGETRLRDFKNELRWNDAAYARN
- the araD gene encoding L-ribulose-5-phosphate 4-epimerase AraD yields the protein MKYPELRQAAFEANLMLKAEGLVVLTWGNASAIDRDLGLFAIKPSGVDYRELRAEDMVVLDLETGTIADGSKRPSSDTPTHRELYRGFRTIGGIVHTHSIHAVAWAQAERAIPVYGSTHADHWADQIPLVRPLTAKEIEEEYEKATGTAILESFLERGLDPLEHPGALLPHHGPFTWGRTAMDAARNAVALEAVAQMAALTEQITPKPQSIPRPMADKHYSRKHGPGAYYGQIGDKT